From a single Raphanus sativus cultivar WK10039 chromosome 3, ASM80110v3, whole genome shotgun sequence genomic region:
- the LOC108845824 gene encoding cell division control protein 48 homolog C-like isoform X1 codes for MGRRGVGGRNIMRGLSRAMESCGKDLSTAEEIVGDLRSRYGNYARMSRQTLVRNVRNVLNAGDNNKKRVKEDDEEDDECAGAGKMKKQRRLDEKEDKEKSVSSYSSSSEYGDLTSDSLRGSYAKMNNNNNSTKLAPPLPPPLSGNNNNNKVVVGPTFKDFAGIKKVLHELDRYILTPLLNPPLFGTVGANPPSGILFHGPPGCGKTMLANAVANEAGVPFYQISATEVVSGVPGESEENIRELFSKAYRTAPSIVFIDEIDAIGSKRENQQRGTEKRIVTQLLTCMDGPPPGEDSSGYVLVIGATNMPDALDPALRRGRRFGREIALTAPDVHARAEILSLVAQRLRLEGSFDMKRIARLTPGFVGADLEELADMAASLCINRIMDSRKLQLSPDDDDDDRSWLRQPWSDEELDKLFVRMSDFEEAVKLVKGSLTREGFSTVPDVTWGDVGGIDHLRTQLKDYVVNPIKYPETFEKFGGKLNLETGFLLYGPPGCGKTLVAKAVANEAGANFIHIKGPELLNKYVGESERAIRTLFQRARQSSPCVIFFDEVDALTTNRGSGRGREGDLAVGGLLNQFLIELHGGDRRDVYVIGATNRIDVIDPAFLRPGRFTNRVYVPLPNADDRVSILKSIAKKRPIDPSVDLDAIANKYCEGFSGADLANLMDKAIHVAVKEKFQSIESSEDGDMNSSDCTIKFTHFKQALSLVTPSLSKQQIKHYEEQRKKYQSSTNMDQINNYLVFYIGIKLSTTLNVVSLVTLKYMLRVQLSIKIKALSTCTSKEMWHGS; via the exons ATGGGGAGGAGAGGTGTGGGCGGAAGAAATATTATGAGAGGTTTAAGTCGAGCTATGGAATCGTGCGGGAAGGATTTATCTACGGCGGAGGAAATCGTGGGCGACCTGCGTTCCAGGTACGGTAATTATGCGAGGATGTCCCGTCAAACACTTGTCCGCAACGTCAGAAATGTCCTTAATGCCGGAGACAACAACAAGAAGCGTGTGAAAGAAGACGACGAAGAGGATGATGAATGTGCTGGTGCTGGTAAGATGAAGAAACAGAGACGTCTtgatgagaaagaagacaaggagaagtcggtttcttcttattcttcttcgtCGGAATACGGTGATTTGACCAGTGACAGCTTAAGAGGTAGCTACGCTAagatgaataataataataactccACGAAACTTGCTCCCCCTCTTCCTCCTCCCTTGAgtggtaataataataataataaagtagTAGTAGGACCTACTTTTAAAGACTTTGCCGGGATTAAAAAAGTGTTGCATGAGTTGGATCGTTATATTCTGACCCCTCTTCTCAATCCTCCATTGTTTGGGACGGTTGGAGCGAACCCACCAAGCGGGATTCTATTCCATGGACCACCTGGCTGTGGAAAGACTATGTTGGCCAATGCCGTCGCCAACGAAGCTGGTGTTCCCTTTTATCAGATTTCAGCCACGGAAGTTGTTTCTGGTGTTCCTG GTGAGTCTGAAGAGAATATTAGAGAGCTCTTCTCTAAAGCATACAGGACCGCGCCTTCTATTGTGTTTATCGATGAGATTGATGCAATTGGTTCTAAGAGAGAGAACCAGCAAAGGGGGACGGAGAAGCGGATTGTTACACAACTATTGACTTGTATGGATGGGCCTCCTCCGGGAGAAGATTCTTCTGGATATGTTCTTGTCATTGGAGCTACTAATATGCCTGATGCTCTTGATCCTGCTCTGAGAAGGGGTAGGCGATTTGGTCGTGAGATTGCTCTAACCGCTCCTGATGTACATGCCAGGGCTGAGATACTCTCTCTCGTAGCTCAGAGACTTAGACTTGAAGGTTCCTTTGACATGAAAAGAATCGCTCGCTTAACACCAGGTTTTGTTGGAGCTGATTTGGAAGAGTTAGCTGACATGGCTGCCAGTCTTTGCATAAACAGGATCATGGATTCAAGAAAATTGCAACTCAGccctgatgatgatgatgatgatagatcTTGGCTGAGGCAGCCCTGGTCAGACGAAGAGTTGGATAAGCTCTTTGTCAGAATGTCTGATTTTGAGGAAGCTGTCAAGTTAGTTAAGGGATCTTTAACTCGAGAAGGTTTCTCTACCGTGCCTGATGTCACATGGGGCGATGTTGGTGGGATTGACCATCTACGGACCCAACTCAAAGATTACGTAGTCAACCCTATCAAATACCCAGAGACGTTTGAG aAATTTGGAGGGAAATTAAACTTAGAGACAGGTTTCTTGCTCTATGGACCACCGGGTTGTGGAAAGACTTTGGTTGCAAAGGCAGTTGCAAACGAGGCAGGAGCTAATTTCATACACATCAAG GGTCCAGAACTTCTAAATAAATACGTTGGAGAAAGCGAGCGTGCTATTCGGACCTTGTTTCAGCGCGCCCGGCAAAGCTCACCATGTGTAATCTTCTTTGATGAG GTGGATGCTTTGACAACAAATCGTGGCAGTGGCAGAGGCAGAGAAGGTGATTTGGCTGTTGGTGGTCTTTTGAACCAG TTTCTCATTGAATTGCACGGTGGAGATAGACGTGACGTTTATGTCATCGGAGCTACGAACAGGATCGATGTGATTGATCCTGCTTTCTTGAGACCAGGTAGGTTTACGAATCGTGTGTACGTACCCCTCCCTAACGCGGATGACCGTGTTTCGATCCTAAAATCCATTGCAAAGAAGAGACCCATAGATCCAAGTGTTGATCTGGATGCCATTGCAAACAAGTACTGTGAAGGTTTCAGCGGAGCTGATCTCGCTAACCTG ATGGACAAAGCTATACACGTGGCTGTGAAGGAGAAGTTCCAGTCCATTGAGTCGTCTGAAGATGGCGATATGAATTCAAGTGATTGCACCATCAAGTTTACTCATTTCAAGCAAGCCTTGTCCTTAGTCACACCTTCTCTCAGCAAACAG CAAATAAAACACTACGAGGAACAACGGAAGAAATATCAAAGCAGCACCAACATGGACCAAATCAAC AACTATTTGGTTTTCTATATCGGCATAAAGCTTTCTACCACACTGAATGTGGTGAGTCTGGTGACACTAAAATATATGCTCCGAGTACAATTATCCATCAAAATCAAGGCATTGTCTACGTGCACATCAAAGGAAATGTGGCATGGTAGTTAA
- the LOC108845824 gene encoding cell division control protein 48 homolog C-like isoform X2, translated as MGRRGVGGRNIMRGLSRAMESCGKDLSTAEEIVGDLRSRYGNYARMSRQTLVRNVRNVLNAGDNNKKRVKEDDEEDDECAGAGKMKKQRRLDEKEDKEKSVSSYSSSSEYGDLTSDSLRGSYAKMNNNNNSTKLAPPLPPPLSGNNNNNKVVVGPTFKDFAGIKKVLHELDRYILTPLLNPPLFGTVGANPPSGILFHGPPGCGKTMLANAVANEAGVPFYQISATEVVSGVPGESEENIRELFSKAYRTAPSIVFIDEIDAIGSKRENQQRGTEKRIVTQLLTCMDGPPPGEDSSGYVLVIGATNMPDALDPALRRGRRFGREIALTAPDVHARAEILSLVAQRLRLEGSFDMKRIARLTPGFVGADLEELADMAASLCINRIMDSRKLQLSPDDDDDDRSWLRQPWSDEELDKLFVRMSDFEEAVKLVKGSLTREGFSTVPDVTWGDVGGIDHLRTQLKDYVVNPIKYPETFEKFGGKLNLETGFLLYGPPGCGKTLVAKAVANEAGANFIHIKGPELLNKYVGESERAIRTLFQRARQSSPCVIFFDEVDALTTNRGSGRGREGDLAVGGLLNQFLIELHGGDRRDVYVIGATNRIDVIDPAFLRPGRFTNRVYVPLPNADDRVSILKSIAKKRPIDPSVDLDAIANKYCEGFSGADLANLMDKAIHVAVKEKFQSIESSEDGDMNSSDCTIKFTHFKQALSLVTPSLSKQQIKHYEEQRKKYQSSTNMDQINVGPSFIDEKVLVLAATNTCYALE; from the exons ATGGGGAGGAGAGGTGTGGGCGGAAGAAATATTATGAGAGGTTTAAGTCGAGCTATGGAATCGTGCGGGAAGGATTTATCTACGGCGGAGGAAATCGTGGGCGACCTGCGTTCCAGGTACGGTAATTATGCGAGGATGTCCCGTCAAACACTTGTCCGCAACGTCAGAAATGTCCTTAATGCCGGAGACAACAACAAGAAGCGTGTGAAAGAAGACGACGAAGAGGATGATGAATGTGCTGGTGCTGGTAAGATGAAGAAACAGAGACGTCTtgatgagaaagaagacaaggagaagtcggtttcttcttattcttcttcgtCGGAATACGGTGATTTGACCAGTGACAGCTTAAGAGGTAGCTACGCTAagatgaataataataataactccACGAAACTTGCTCCCCCTCTTCCTCCTCCCTTGAgtggtaataataataataataaagtagTAGTAGGACCTACTTTTAAAGACTTTGCCGGGATTAAAAAAGTGTTGCATGAGTTGGATCGTTATATTCTGACCCCTCTTCTCAATCCTCCATTGTTTGGGACGGTTGGAGCGAACCCACCAAGCGGGATTCTATTCCATGGACCACCTGGCTGTGGAAAGACTATGTTGGCCAATGCCGTCGCCAACGAAGCTGGTGTTCCCTTTTATCAGATTTCAGCCACGGAAGTTGTTTCTGGTGTTCCTG GTGAGTCTGAAGAGAATATTAGAGAGCTCTTCTCTAAAGCATACAGGACCGCGCCTTCTATTGTGTTTATCGATGAGATTGATGCAATTGGTTCTAAGAGAGAGAACCAGCAAAGGGGGACGGAGAAGCGGATTGTTACACAACTATTGACTTGTATGGATGGGCCTCCTCCGGGAGAAGATTCTTCTGGATATGTTCTTGTCATTGGAGCTACTAATATGCCTGATGCTCTTGATCCTGCTCTGAGAAGGGGTAGGCGATTTGGTCGTGAGATTGCTCTAACCGCTCCTGATGTACATGCCAGGGCTGAGATACTCTCTCTCGTAGCTCAGAGACTTAGACTTGAAGGTTCCTTTGACATGAAAAGAATCGCTCGCTTAACACCAGGTTTTGTTGGAGCTGATTTGGAAGAGTTAGCTGACATGGCTGCCAGTCTTTGCATAAACAGGATCATGGATTCAAGAAAATTGCAACTCAGccctgatgatgatgatgatgatagatcTTGGCTGAGGCAGCCCTGGTCAGACGAAGAGTTGGATAAGCTCTTTGTCAGAATGTCTGATTTTGAGGAAGCTGTCAAGTTAGTTAAGGGATCTTTAACTCGAGAAGGTTTCTCTACCGTGCCTGATGTCACATGGGGCGATGTTGGTGGGATTGACCATCTACGGACCCAACTCAAAGATTACGTAGTCAACCCTATCAAATACCCAGAGACGTTTGAG aAATTTGGAGGGAAATTAAACTTAGAGACAGGTTTCTTGCTCTATGGACCACCGGGTTGTGGAAAGACTTTGGTTGCAAAGGCAGTTGCAAACGAGGCAGGAGCTAATTTCATACACATCAAG GGTCCAGAACTTCTAAATAAATACGTTGGAGAAAGCGAGCGTGCTATTCGGACCTTGTTTCAGCGCGCCCGGCAAAGCTCACCATGTGTAATCTTCTTTGATGAG GTGGATGCTTTGACAACAAATCGTGGCAGTGGCAGAGGCAGAGAAGGTGATTTGGCTGTTGGTGGTCTTTTGAACCAG TTTCTCATTGAATTGCACGGTGGAGATAGACGTGACGTTTATGTCATCGGAGCTACGAACAGGATCGATGTGATTGATCCTGCTTTCTTGAGACCAGGTAGGTTTACGAATCGTGTGTACGTACCCCTCCCTAACGCGGATGACCGTGTTTCGATCCTAAAATCCATTGCAAAGAAGAGACCCATAGATCCAAGTGTTGATCTGGATGCCATTGCAAACAAGTACTGTGAAGGTTTCAGCGGAGCTGATCTCGCTAACCTG ATGGACAAAGCTATACACGTGGCTGTGAAGGAGAAGTTCCAGTCCATTGAGTCGTCTGAAGATGGCGATATGAATTCAAGTGATTGCACCATCAAGTTTACTCATTTCAAGCAAGCCTTGTCCTTAGTCACACCTTCTCTCAGCAAACAG CAAATAAAACACTACGAGGAACAACGGAAGAAATATCAAAGCAGCACCAACATGGACCAAATCAACGTAGGACCATCTTTTATTGATGAGAAAGTTCTTGTATTGGCAGCAACAAATACATGTTATGCTCTTGAATGA
- the LOC108843983 gene encoding ran-binding protein M homolog yields the protein MNSSHHFIHRFRHSSSNQEDMANEEEESPTELNTINSSGGFLIISPDKLSLKYTGAGQHGHDVGAAQSDKPAPFKRHAYYFEIYVKDGGVKGRVAIGFTTDNFKTGRHPGWELNTCGYHGEDGLIYLGKRQGEAFGPSYTTGDTVGAGINYDSQEFFFTVNGTLVGTVSKYIKGPLFPTVAVHSQNEEVAVNFGQEKFAFDIKGYEASERSKQQIAIEKTSIPPKLNPRLVKNYLLHFGYEETFHAFNLATKSTVPPNYVPQEDGTDVKDTTYALNERKILRQLIGKGEIDAALAKLRDCYPPLVQDDKSEVCFLLHCQKFIELVRIGALEEAVKYGRVELAKFIGLNVYQDIVEDCFALLVYERPQESNVGYFLEASQREVVADAVNAAILSTNPKHKDRLYSYLETLLRQLMACCLELRLLNDGQGVSLSLNRLLKNNSCKRIKKTD from the exons ATGAACTCCTCCCACCACTTCATTCACAGATTTCGCCACTCTTCATCAAATCAAGAAGACATGGCCAACGAGGAAGAAGAATCACCCACGGAGCTAAACACCATCAACAGCTCCGGCGGTTTCCTAATCATCTCTCCCGATAAACTCTCCCTCAAGTACACCGGCGCTGGCCAGCACGGTCACGACGTCGGCGCCGCTCAGTCTGATAAACCTGCTCCCTTCAAGCGTCACGCTTACTACTTCGAGATTTACGTCAAAGATGGTGGCGTCAAAGGAAGGGTCGCGATTGGTTTCACTACCGATAACTTCAAAACCGGAAGGCATCCTGG ATGGGAACTAAATACTTGTGGATATCACGGTGAAGATGGACTTATTTATCTTGGGAAAAGACAAGGTGAAGCCTTTGGTCCGTCTTACACAACCGGTGATACGGTTGGTGCTGGTATAAACTATGATTCTCAGGAGTTCTTTTTCAC CGTAAATGGAACTCTGGTAGGGACTGTCTCCAAGTACATCAAGGGTCCTCTGTTCCCTACTGTCGCTGTACATAGCCAGAACGAGGA GGTTGCTGTCAACTTTGGGCAGGAGAAGTTTGCTTTTGATATTAAG GGATATGAAGCATCTGAGAGAAGTAAGCAACAAATAGCAATTGAAAAGACATCCATACCTCCAAAACTGAATCCTAG GCTTGTAAAAAATTACTTGCTTCATTTTGGGTATGAAGAGACTTTTCATGCTTTCAACCTAGCTACTAAAAGTACAGTTCCTCCTAACTACGTTCCTCAAGAAGACGGTACTGATGTGAAAGATACAACATATGCACTGAACGAGAGGAAGATCCTTAGACAG CTTATAGGGAAGGGTGAGATTGATGCTGCTCTTGCTAAACTCAGGGATTGCTATCCCCCGCTTGTACAG GATGATAAATCAGAAGTTTGCTTCCTCCTTCACTGTCAAAAGTTCATTGAGTTAGTACGG ATCGGAGCATTAGAAGAAGCTGTGAAATATGGAAGAGTGGAGTTAGCAAAGTTCATTGGTTTAAATGTCTACCAAGACATTGTAGAG GATTGCTTTGCTTTGCTTGTCTACGAACGTCCCCAAGAATCAAATGTGGGGTATTTCCTTGAAGCATCTCAAAGGGAAGTAGTGGCAGATGCTGTGAATGCAGCAATTTTATCTACAAATCCAAAACACAAAGACCGGTTGTATTCTTATCTTGAAACACTTCTCCGACAGTTAATGGCTTGCTGTCTGGAACTGCGGTTATTGAATGATGGTCAGGGAGTATCATTGTCGCTTAACCGGCTTCTTAAGAACAACAGTTGCAAAAGGATTAAGAAAACTGATTAG